Proteins from a single region of Pseudodesulfovibrio portus:
- the rlmD gene encoding 23S rRNA (uracil(1939)-C(5))-methyltransferase RlmD, which produces MSLKKDDTIECTIESLAFGGRGVTRVDGMAVFVAGGLPGDTVRARVTRAKKRFAEAEAEAVLTPSPFRVEPVCPHFGACGGCALQNLEYPEQVRQKGDQVNNALARIGGVDVPMDDPVGSPQVWRYRNKMEFAFERRDGGLHLGLRGRLPAGEKGLPPVLDIEECHLCAERDVDILRAVRDFCRESGVAAYDPKTGNGFWRHLVIRRTALGEVLVHVITAPDSRKYRQVEALGAALVDRFPALTSFAHSSRTRRSVAAAGELVEFRLGTKAVEEMVAHGGREARYHISPNAFFQTNSSGAGELFGAVREYAGLTGAETVLDLYCGSGAIGIFLADAAKRVIGYEMSEESVAKAWSSAKLNGLTNCDFVVGNLDNGIEDIASLPKPDVLVVDPPRSGMHEKTVLAILKLAPEKIVAVSCDPNTLARDVKRLSEAYEVKRARAVDMFPHTHHVETVCLLERR; this is translated from the coding sequence ATGTCCCTCAAGAAAGACGACACCATCGAATGCACCATCGAATCCCTGGCCTTTGGCGGTCGCGGCGTGACCCGCGTGGACGGCATGGCCGTGTTCGTGGCCGGTGGCCTGCCCGGAGACACGGTGCGCGCCCGCGTGACGCGGGCCAAGAAGCGGTTCGCCGAGGCCGAGGCCGAGGCCGTACTCACCCCGTCACCCTTCAGGGTGGAGCCCGTCTGCCCCCACTTCGGGGCCTGCGGCGGCTGCGCCCTGCAGAATCTGGAATACCCGGAACAGGTAAGGCAGAAAGGCGACCAGGTGAACAACGCCCTTGCCCGCATCGGCGGCGTTGACGTCCCAATGGACGACCCCGTGGGTTCGCCCCAGGTCTGGCGCTACCGCAACAAGATGGAGTTCGCCTTCGAGCGCCGCGACGGCGGCCTGCACCTCGGCCTGCGCGGCCGGCTCCCGGCCGGGGAAAAGGGGCTGCCCCCGGTGCTCGACATCGAGGAGTGCCATCTGTGCGCCGAGAGGGACGTGGATATTTTGCGCGCGGTCCGCGATTTCTGCCGCGAGTCCGGCGTGGCCGCCTATGATCCCAAGACCGGCAACGGGTTCTGGCGGCACCTTGTCATCCGGCGCACCGCTCTCGGCGAGGTGCTGGTCCATGTCATCACCGCGCCCGACAGCCGCAAGTACAGGCAGGTGGAAGCCCTGGGCGCGGCCCTGGTGGACCGCTTCCCGGCCCTGACCTCGTTCGCCCACTCCTCCCGCACCCGGCGCAGCGTCGCGGCTGCGGGCGAGCTGGTGGAATTCCGGCTCGGCACCAAGGCCGTGGAGGAGATGGTCGCCCACGGCGGTCGCGAGGCGCGCTACCACATTTCCCCCAATGCGTTTTTCCAGACCAACAGCTCCGGAGCGGGCGAGCTGTTCGGCGCGGTGCGCGAATACGCCGGGCTGACCGGCGCGGAGACCGTGCTCGACCTCTACTGCGGCTCCGGGGCCATCGGCATCTTCCTGGCCGACGCTGCCAAGCGCGTCATCGGCTATGAGATGAGCGAGGAATCCGTGGCCAAGGCGTGGAGTTCGGCCAAGCTCAACGGGTTGACCAACTGCGATTTCGTGGTCGGGAACCTGGACAACGGCATCGAGGACATCGCCTCCCTGCCCAAGCCCGACGTCCTGGTGGTGGACCCGCCCAGGTCCGGCATGCACGAGAAAACCGTGCTGGCCATCCTCAAGCTCGCCCCGGAGAAGATCGTGGCCGTGTCCTGCGACCCCAACACCCTGGCCCGGGACGTCAAGCGGCTGTCCGAAGCCTACGAGGTCAAACGGGCGCGCGCCGTGGACATGTTCCCGCACACCCACCACGTGGAGACGGTCTGCCTGCTGGAAAGGCGCTGA
- a CDS encoding DUF3108 domain-containing protein: MKKITFLAAVLAVLTVLPGRAGELPFGPGERMEYEIYWTVFHAADAVLEVMDDTEMRGEPARYFKATARSAEWIDNIYRVRDTIESWTDMDVGYSLRYMKDQNEGSYHKKVDLVFDKKSNLSHRYSRGKYSMSLVQPVDVFDPMSILFAFRKYDLYEGMHFAANVSDGKKSVVSEAFVEKAEDVETDLGAFRCFKVRIDVKHLSGVFNKSKDASLYVWFTADARRIPVRVKSKVSVGHFSMELVGYRPPSVVAAEN, from the coding sequence ATGAAGAAGATCACCTTTCTGGCGGCGGTCCTGGCTGTCCTCACCGTGCTCCCGGGCCGTGCCGGGGAGCTGCCCTTCGGCCCCGGAGAGCGCATGGAGTACGAGATATACTGGACCGTTTTCCATGCGGCGGACGCGGTGCTCGAGGTCATGGACGACACCGAGATGCGCGGGGAGCCCGCCCGGTATTTCAAGGCCACGGCCAGAAGCGCGGAGTGGATCGACAACATCTACCGGGTGCGCGACACCATCGAGTCCTGGACCGACATGGACGTCGGCTATTCCCTGCGCTACATGAAGGACCAGAACGAGGGGTCCTACCACAAGAAGGTGGACCTGGTCTTCGACAAGAAATCCAATCTCTCCCACCGCTATTCGCGCGGCAAGTATTCCATGTCCCTGGTGCAGCCCGTGGACGTCTTCGACCCAATGTCCATCCTGTTCGCCTTCCGCAAGTATGACCTCTACGAGGGCATGCATTTTGCGGCCAACGTGTCCGACGGCAAGAAATCCGTGGTCAGCGAGGCCTTTGTCGAGAAGGCCGAGGATGTGGAGACCGACCTGGGAGCATTCCGCTGCTTCAAGGTCAGGATCGACGTCAAGCACCTGTCCGGCGTGTTCAACAAGTCCAAGGACGCCTCGCTCTACGTCTGGTTTACGGCCGACGCCCGCCGCATCCCGGTCAGGGTCAAGTCCAAGGTGTCGGTGGGCCACTTCTCCATGGAGCTGGTGGGATACCGGCCGCCCTCAGTCGTGGCGGCTGAAAACTAG